From Girardinichthys multiradiatus isolate DD_20200921_A chromosome 3, DD_fGirMul_XY1, whole genome shotgun sequence, the proteins below share one genomic window:
- the entpd3 gene encoding ectonucleoside triphosphate diphosphohydrolase 3 isoform X1, producing the protein MGSEVCALNTLLLLLFCSTSPPVVLANTTRILVVQFFSRPPHHTQLSYSLACSLFLAQLLPHFLLYSVISSSELSHSLSEHSQHSSANQLCTEMASKKKMGYKCRIAGVMLLLIGSIAALVVVSVIQDKLKVKEYGLEYGIVIDSGSSRSNVYLYEWPGEKENETGVVTEKMNCKVKGVPISELKVSSKEYKTTLNGFQDCMDEIRKHIPEEKQKTTPLFLGATAGMRLLDVEDKKRSNEVMTSLRDYLSGQNFHFHNASIITGQEEGLYGWITVNYLMGNFLERNMWNTYVRPNGAETVGSMDLGGASTQIAFQVQEQGQGPDYMLVKLYGYPYTVYTHSFLCYGKNEADKRVLDKLIKGSSGYIVNPCYPKGFNTTIKASAIYDTECTIKPKNYNPDQEFYMFGSSDSKKCGELVKSIFDFDNCSSKQCSFNGVEQPPVTGEFMAYAGFYFIAQALEQSGVSNLEQFNISVGNFCRTHWTELKAQKHRILDKYLKTYCFASHYVLTLLADGYKFDDETWENIHFEKEIKETNIGWSLGYMLRMSNMIPSEVKEILPMTNPVFAGLIFLFSALIIVTVILGFIILLRTCY; encoded by the exons ATGGGGAGTGAGGTATGCGCACTGAATACACTGCTCCTCCTATTATTCTGTTCAACCTCACCTCCAGTTGTGTTAGCCAACACTACCCGTATTCTAGTGGTACAGTTTTTCTCTCGACCTCCTCACCACACACAACTCTCTTACTCCTTGGCTTGCTCTCTCTTCCTTGCTCAGTTGCTCCCTCATTTCCTGCTGTATTCAGTCATCTCTTCCTCAGAGCTATCTCACTCCCTCTCCGAACACTCCCAACACTCATCTGCAAATCAGCTCTGCACG GAAATGGCTTCCAAAAAGAAAATGGGCTATAAGTGTCGCATAGCGGGAGTGATGCTTCTTCTGATTGGGAGTATTGCTGCCCTTGTTGTTGTTTCTGTCATCCAGGACAAGTTGAAGGTTAAAGAGTATGGATTAGag TATGGCATTGTGATAGACTCTGGTTCCTCTCGTTCCAACGTGTACCTGTATGAATGGCCTGGGGAGAAGGAGAATGAGACTGGGGTAGTGACTGAAAAAATGAACTGTAAAGTTAAAG GGGTTCCTATCTCAGAGCTGAAGGTTAGTTCCAAGGAATATAAAACAACACTGAATGGATTTCAAGATTGCATGGATGAAATCAGGAAACATATTCCTGAGGAAAAGCAAAAAACCACACCCCTCTTTCTGGGAGCTACAGCTGGGATGCGCCTGCTAGA TGTGGAAGATAAGAAAAGGTCCAATGAAGTTATGACAAGTCTCAGGGACTACTTGAGTGGACAAAACTTCCACTTCCACAATGCTTCCATTATTACCGGCCAGGAAGAGGGGCTATATGGGTGGATTACAGTGAACTATCTAATGGGAAATTTCCTAGAG AGAAACATGTGGAACACTTACGTTCGTCCAAATGGAGCAGAGACAGTTGGCTCAATGGATCTTGGTGGAGCATCAACACAGATAGCCTTTCAAGTTCAGGAACAGGGACAAGGGCCTGACTACATGCTTGTCAAGCTGTATGGTTACCCCTACACTGTCTACACACACAGTTTCCTTTGCTATGGCAAAAATGAGGCTGATAAGAGGGTTCTTGACAAATTAATCAAG ggaTCATCTGGCTACATAGTAAATCCCTGCTACCCCAAAGGTTTCAACACTACCATAAAAGCTTCAGCCATTTATGACACGGAGTgcacaataaaacccaaaaactaCAATCCTGATCAAGAGTTCTACATGTTTGGAAGCTCTGACTCAAAAAAATGTGGGGAACTAGTGAAGTCCATATTTGATTTTGATAACTGTTCCTCAAAGCAGTGCTCCTTCAATGGGGTAGAGCAGCCACCCGTAACTGGAGAGTTCATG GCATATGCTGGATTCTACTTCATTGCTCAAGCTCTGGAGCAGAGTGGGGTATCAAACCTTGAACAGTTTAACATCTCAGTAGGGAACTTCTGCCGCACTCACTGGACAGAG CTAAAAGCACAAAAGCACCGGATTCTTGACAAATACCTAAAGACGTACTGTTTTGCCAGTCACTATGTCCTCACCCTCCTGGCAGATGGATACAAGTTTGATGATGAGACTTGGGAAAATATTCACTTTGAAAAAGAG ATAAAGGAAACAAACATAGGCTGGAGTCTGGGCTACATGCTGAGAATGTCCAACATGATCCCGTCTGAAGTGAAAGAAATCCTCCCGATGACAAACCCGGTCTTTGCCGGCctcatctttttattttcagctctAATTATTGTAACAGTAATCTTAGGGTTTATCATCCTCCTTCGTACTTGCTACTGA
- the entpd3 gene encoding ectonucleoside triphosphate diphosphohydrolase 3 isoform X2: protein MASKKKMGYKCRIAGVMLLLIGSIAALVVVSVIQDKLKVKEYGLEYGIVIDSGSSRSNVYLYEWPGEKENETGVVTEKMNCKVKGVPISELKVSSKEYKTTLNGFQDCMDEIRKHIPEEKQKTTPLFLGATAGMRLLDVEDKKRSNEVMTSLRDYLSGQNFHFHNASIITGQEEGLYGWITVNYLMGNFLERNMWNTYVRPNGAETVGSMDLGGASTQIAFQVQEQGQGPDYMLVKLYGYPYTVYTHSFLCYGKNEADKRVLDKLIKGSSGYIVNPCYPKGFNTTIKASAIYDTECTIKPKNYNPDQEFYMFGSSDSKKCGELVKSIFDFDNCSSKQCSFNGVEQPPVTGEFMAYAGFYFIAQALEQSGVSNLEQFNISVGNFCRTHWTELKAQKHRILDKYLKTYCFASHYVLTLLADGYKFDDETWENIHFEKEIKETNIGWSLGYMLRMSNMIPSEVKEILPMTNPVFAGLIFLFSALIIVTVILGFIILLRTCY from the exons ATGGCTTCCAAAAAGAAAATGGGCTATAAGTGTCGCATAGCGGGAGTGATGCTTCTTCTGATTGGGAGTATTGCTGCCCTTGTTGTTGTTTCTGTCATCCAGGACAAGTTGAAGGTTAAAGAGTATGGATTAGag TATGGCATTGTGATAGACTCTGGTTCCTCTCGTTCCAACGTGTACCTGTATGAATGGCCTGGGGAGAAGGAGAATGAGACTGGGGTAGTGACTGAAAAAATGAACTGTAAAGTTAAAG GGGTTCCTATCTCAGAGCTGAAGGTTAGTTCCAAGGAATATAAAACAACACTGAATGGATTTCAAGATTGCATGGATGAAATCAGGAAACATATTCCTGAGGAAAAGCAAAAAACCACACCCCTCTTTCTGGGAGCTACAGCTGGGATGCGCCTGCTAGA TGTGGAAGATAAGAAAAGGTCCAATGAAGTTATGACAAGTCTCAGGGACTACTTGAGTGGACAAAACTTCCACTTCCACAATGCTTCCATTATTACCGGCCAGGAAGAGGGGCTATATGGGTGGATTACAGTGAACTATCTAATGGGAAATTTCCTAGAG AGAAACATGTGGAACACTTACGTTCGTCCAAATGGAGCAGAGACAGTTGGCTCAATGGATCTTGGTGGAGCATCAACACAGATAGCCTTTCAAGTTCAGGAACAGGGACAAGGGCCTGACTACATGCTTGTCAAGCTGTATGGTTACCCCTACACTGTCTACACACACAGTTTCCTTTGCTATGGCAAAAATGAGGCTGATAAGAGGGTTCTTGACAAATTAATCAAG ggaTCATCTGGCTACATAGTAAATCCCTGCTACCCCAAAGGTTTCAACACTACCATAAAAGCTTCAGCCATTTATGACACGGAGTgcacaataaaacccaaaaactaCAATCCTGATCAAGAGTTCTACATGTTTGGAAGCTCTGACTCAAAAAAATGTGGGGAACTAGTGAAGTCCATATTTGATTTTGATAACTGTTCCTCAAAGCAGTGCTCCTTCAATGGGGTAGAGCAGCCACCCGTAACTGGAGAGTTCATG GCATATGCTGGATTCTACTTCATTGCTCAAGCTCTGGAGCAGAGTGGGGTATCAAACCTTGAACAGTTTAACATCTCAGTAGGGAACTTCTGCCGCACTCACTGGACAGAG CTAAAAGCACAAAAGCACCGGATTCTTGACAAATACCTAAAGACGTACTGTTTTGCCAGTCACTATGTCCTCACCCTCCTGGCAGATGGATACAAGTTTGATGATGAGACTTGGGAAAATATTCACTTTGAAAAAGAG ATAAAGGAAACAAACATAGGCTGGAGTCTGGGCTACATGCTGAGAATGTCCAACATGATCCCGTCTGAAGTGAAAGAAATCCTCCCGATGACAAACCCGGTCTTTGCCGGCctcatctttttattttcagctctAATTATTGTAACAGTAATCTTAGGGTTTATCATCCTCCTTCGTACTTGCTACTGA